The following are encoded together in the Lathyrus oleraceus cultivar Zhongwan6 chromosome 3, CAAS_Psat_ZW6_1.0, whole genome shotgun sequence genome:
- the LOC127128573 gene encoding transcription factor MYB16: MGRSPCCEKVGLKKGPWTPEEDQKLLSYIEENGHGSWRALPIKAGLERCGKSCRLRWTNYLRPDIKRGKFSLQEEQTIIQLHALLGNRWSSIATHLPKRTDNEIKNYWNTHLKKRLTKMGIDPVTHKPKNETLFSDNHSKNAANLSHMAQWESARLEAEARLVRESKLRSQYSLQQQHHQLGSNNNSVFPSQSSSSASSSSVQVLDVKDEGEKEWKGYEDSTHLLEFKDPIEGSSMAFSSTMQHDMSMINVAEEGFTNLLLDNSNSDDPSLSPESGVECNTCDGNGNGSGGSDFYEDNKNYWNNILNLVNSSPSDPLF, translated from the exons CCATGTTGTGAAAAAGTTGGTTTGAAGAAAGGACCATGGACACCTGAGGAGGATCAAAAACTTCTATCTTACATTGAAGAAAATGGTCATGGAAGCTGGCGCGCTCTTCCGATAAAAGCCG GACTTGAGAGATGCGGAAAGAGTTGTAGACTAAGATGGACTAATTATTTGAGGCCTGATATTAAGAGAGGGAAGTTTAGTTTGCAAGAAGAACAAACCATTATTCAACTTCATGCACTTTTAGGCAACAG GTGGTCATCAATAGCCACACATTTACCTAAGAGAACAGATAATGAAATTAAGAACTATTGGAACACACATCTTAAGAAAAGGTTAACAAAAATGGGAATTGACCCAGTTACACACAAGCCAAAAAATGAAACCCTTTTCTCTGATAATCATTCCAAGAATGCCGCAAATCTTAGTCACATGGCTCAATGGGAAAGTGCAAGACTTGAAGCTGAAGCAAGATTGGTTAGAGAATCAAAGCTACGTTCACAATACTcattgcaacaacaacatcatcaactTGGAAGTAATAATAATTCGGTTTTTCCGTCACAATCTTCGTCATCGGCTTCATCGTCTTCGGTTCAAGTACTTGATGTTAAAGATGAAGGTGAGAAAGAGTGGAAAGGTTATGAAGATTCAACACATTTGTTAGAATTCAAAGATCCCATTGAGGGTTCATCAATGGCTTTTAGTTCTACCATGCAACATGATATGTCAATGATCAATGTTGCTGAGGAGGGTTTCACTAATCTCTTGCTCGATAATTCTAATTCCGATGACCCGAGTTTGTCACCGGAGAGTGGCGTAGAGTGTAATACTTGCGATGGAAATGGCAACGGCAGCGGTGGAAGTGATTTCTACGAAGATAACAAGAATTACTGGAACAACATTCTTAATTTAGTGAATTCTTCGCCTTCTGATCCGTTGTTCTGA